In Episyrphus balteatus chromosome 4, idEpiBalt1.1, whole genome shotgun sequence, the sequence tacaaaacatggatggaccttatcacacaaacgaactttcacaaaaatctgtcaagtcttttggactccaaatatgaaatttgtctCTACATACTTCGGtaacaatttatgaaacaaaacatgtttcgaatgaattttatcagacacaaaaaatttcacaaaaatctgtccagttaTTGGACcccaaatttgaaatttgcctataacttgacagcagcgccacctaccgggtccaattataaaataaaacctgTTTCGGATAGACCTTTTCACATACatttcacacaaaattttagaaaaatctcTAGTCGTTTaggagtagggtcacaaacaaacgcacaggagaaatatatataatagatacaAACCATAACTCTGATTGAAGGTGTCATCATACACACACACTTTCTGGTTTCACGATATGTGGATTTAATGTCACAAGACGAATAATTCTTTGTTTCACTCAAATCaggcttttttaattattttgaaagctttacaatttttttttactcgtacaaattgacagctatgtaaagatgcgagaaaaggtgttatttttttttatacaaaccatcaacacattaatacctttcaaacaaaaaaaaattaccaaaatcggaccagccaaacgcgagtttatcggccacacacactaaatgaactcttttttatatataagataaatcgcgttcaaaaaCATATTCCAGATaagggtatcccagatagcctatccgataggtgatttaacacacccaaagtttatcagatttttttttctgtagtttctgcttcaaatttgtgagataaaattctatgatttgcagaatatttttcccatacaaattttgacagctcatatctaccgatagaaaattctacggtttctatgggctttccgcgtttacgtgaatacccctattatttaaactgtttgaaatcacgaaaacatacaaatatttatgTTAAGCACATATTTCTCATTTACTTAAATACTGTCATGACTCAAAAATCACgagttttttgttattaatgcAGAAGTTATAGGAATAAAGTAATCTTTAATCCTGCAAAAAGTAAtttcttaactttaaaaattaactgAGAAGAAGCACTAGTTTTATTTTAGAAACTAactttttacatataaaaatagatcggtactaaatttaaaactcgttttctaaaaaaacaattttttacttgcacaataacgattttgactaaatttaacacacgttaTGCTGTATAaagttctaacaaaactgcgtttttagtttttctctaaaaatacggataatggaataatggtatttctgttttttaaaatcactcatgtcggctcttcccttattgttttaaattgtaataaaactgcatttttagttttttttttttttttaagtcaaataacaaggaaaaaaaaaaattttttttaacaaaaatttgatcttcatgtcggctcttcccctacataaaccaaatttctaaaaaatttatatagaggcagctcttataatctacaagtagactaacataaaagtgctttgaactgcaagagcaagtacgtgcgaccccagtcgtgcattttttttgagttatgatAGTCTTCAAGAAAATGAgtgatatatgtacatattaacaaaataaaatttcacgaAAAGATTTCAAAACACCAGCACCAACCCCCATTGCAGaccattaataaaaaaaaaaaagaattccacAAATTAGAgtaatatagaaaataaaaaattagattttaaaatcaaaacgaTGTGGTTAGTGCTGCTCAtcaaaatattcaataaaaatcttaaaatttatataaaaaataaaaaaaatcgtgctAAAAGTGGGACTCGAACCCACGCGATTTTACGTTCCCATATCTTTTACATTGCTCCTTGAGTCAGGAGGCCACCCTAACATAGGAGTGGACCAGGTTAAATTTGTCACAATTATTATAGCCTATGCAGGTACAGATTCTACCAAAAATTACATTCTGTTTGCTATCGTATACCGTCATCCCAATCGCTGTGCTCGTTTAACGTATCGTACATTTGAGGTGAACGGATGCGATTTGGCCCCATCGATcgcaattgaatcgtttattttaaaaagggGATAAGTCCAGTTTTTAGCGAAATTGAGTTAATAACGGTTTTAGGCTTGTCCCTTTTGAAGTAATgatcaaatttatttacaaaaggTATTAAATTCTATGGACTTATAGCCTTTTCAAAATGAATGGCATTTCTTGTAGGTCTACTGAATGCTTGATAGctatcattttatgttatatAGGTATTTGGATAAATTCATggttttatttctgtttaaattaGGTATTATTAAATATATTCAAATACACACCTATCGAAGTTTTGAACATATTtggtgtgtttttattttaaattaaatttctggccaaaaaactataaaaaactaatattttttctaggatGTTAATGAATTCgacaaagattttattttattgtgtgTTAAGTAGATGAAAACGGATGAAAATTCTTTATACGAAATACTACctacacacttttttttctcctgaaaaaatttataaaatggactattatgctttttttcaaaataaacgaTTCCATTATTTCCGCTTGAAACACACTACAGTGATTATGGAAAAACATAGgtttataattacatttgtgTAACTACTGGATGGTAGAAAAAAAGGCGCTTGGTGTCATATTCTCTAAAATTACAATTGAATAATACAATTTCTACCCGTATCAAACCATGAATATCATTTAGCTTTATATAAAATCCTTACGTTTACCTAGGTTCATAATTAGAATGCTTTTGTTTAGCTTGAACTCAGTAAGGTTTGTACCCGTGTCTAATATTTTCACCAGAATTCTGCTAACCAATGTTTCCCGGTTATAGAAAAATAATTCCGCCATTTtcaatgaatgaaattaaaaaaaatttctatgacTTAAATTATTACTTCTATAATTTTAGCTGACGGCTCACACGTGGAAAATGTCCAGGAACCTGAAGAATCAGATGTTTGTCTTATACCCGATACTGAAAATGAAGTAACCGATGCTGAAAAGGAACAAGCCATACAAGCTCGGGAAACTGCCGATAAAGAAAATGAAGCTGCAGAGGCTGAAAAGGCAGCTGCTGAAAAAGAAGCCGAAGCTGAAGCATCTTCTGCTGAAAAACCATCAGAATCAACACCAGAAGGTAAGGATGaaaataaatctgttttttaaataggtatcctttaaatattataattttttttatttttcttgataaAGAAACCCCACAAGAACAAGAACAGGAACAAGAACCGCTGCTGGAAGAAATGCAGCCACCTGGACCGATGGAAGGTGTAGGAACAGTCCAAAAAATCATCATATTCTTGGCTGTCTCATTGCCAAAAACCTGTGCCCACTGTAATGAGGAGAAAGTGTGTGGCTATCGCTACAAAGATGTCGAAAGTGGCTCAACTCAATACCTTTGCAAAACAGGTTGCATTGATGCACTTATGCTAGCCCATCCAGGAAGATATTTCATTCGCCGCAAGAAATTCTTAGTCGAAGAAGTTCCCGAATCGGAAAATACAACCGAACACGAATGCCTTCAGTGCAAGAAAAACATATCCAAGAACaagtattttttcaaacaagaagatcaaacattttatatttgctCGGAGGATTGCTACAAGACCATAAGCTCGGATGAGCCGGAAAAATTCAATCTCAAACGAGATTCTATTCGAGTGCGTAACATCGGTCACACAACAATATCATCCAAAGGATCTAGCTCTGATTCACGAATTGTATCACGATCTGCTCAGGAAGCAGAATCAGCTAAAATGGAACGCAATAAGAGTTTCCTTCGTCTTTGTACTGATTGCAAAACTGAAATACAAGTGCGTCCAAATGGCAATGGTAAAAATTTGATCTGGCAAACAATGGACTTTTGCGATGAGCAGTGTTTGGGAAAATACCAACGACGCATTGGTTCGCGCTGTCAAACATGTAGCGGCGAAGTGCCACACCAGAGTTTGGGTAAATACTGCGTTCGCTTTGGCTTCGAAGTGCGTCAGTTTTGCTGTGCGGCTTGCTTAAACAACTTCAAGAAAGGTCTCAAAACTTGTTCGTGTTGTCAGAAGGATATATCTGGTAGTGGTGAAGGTTTCTTGGCTCCCGTTGGAGACAAAGAGCAATTTAAAGACTTTTGTAGTCAAACCTGTATGCGTCGATACGATTCTATGGTAAATGCCAAGAAGAAACAACGCACCGATCGCTGTGGAGTGTgcaattttgagaaaataatgcGCGTTGAAATGACCATCGATGGCAATGAACACAACTTCTGTTCGAATCCTTGCTTTTCAGCATTTAAGTTTGTCAGTAATATTGTCCCAGATCAATGTGGCATGTGTAGTAAGTACTTTGAACGCAAATCAGCTGATTGCTTCACCATCTATGGAGAGAAGCAGCGACCTAAGGTCTTCTGCTCGCGTATTTGTTTCAATGTCTACATCATAGTTAATCGCCAGATAACTTCATGCCAGTGGTGTAAGGTAAAGAAATACGACTTTGACATGATTATGAAATCGAATGATACACCGAATCCTTTAATGATGTGCTCCCTGAATTGCTTGACTCTTTATGGGGTGTCGGTAAATGCATTCAGTCGTGCTGCTGTTAAGTGTGACAATTGTCATAGTTGCACAACACCACAATATCATTTGACAATGTCGGACGGGTCGATGAGGAACTTTTGTACTTACCAGTGTGTGATGCAGTTTCAGAGTCAGTTCGCCCGTGTCCCGTTAACTTTAGATTCAGAGGCAGTAGCCACAGCTACTCATCATGTTAGCCCCAAACCTAAAGCTTCGTCTGCGGCGGCACCATTTCCAACTGGTCTGCCAAAAAGAGTCAAGTTAAATGCGTCTCAAACAAAAGCAGCAACGACCGGAACATCACCGCCCAAAAATCAACTACCTGTTATGCCGGTGATATCGAATGTTGCCTCCTTGGCCTCAGGACAGAGTGAAAGAGTGTCGAATGCTTCATCGACTGTAAGACGCGGAGCTTCGCGTGGTCGTGGTCGTGGCAGGAAAGTCGTCCTCAATGAACGCCCTCAACCAACACCCAGTCCTCCGCCAGCATCGCCGCCACCTGCACCGGCGCCATCAACAAGAGCTCGTACAACTACATCTCCAGTACCAGCAGCTTCATCATCGAGTGGCAGCAAAAGTTCGCGCGGCGGAAGAACAGCCACCCGATCAGCAGGCACGCACACTCCTTCTGAGCCTGTCCGTCCACCATCTCCCATAATCCAAAAAGAAGTGGAAACGAAAATTGTGACAGTGCCACCATATCCTCCTCTGGTGCGTAATGTACAGACCAGTTGTCAACCGAAAACCGAGGATGCTTCAATTGACTGCCGACCTGAAACGGCAGAAATCGGAATACAAACTGATGAAGACTACAGTACGAGGGTTCTCATTCCTGTCCCAGTTCCGATATTTGTTCCACAGCCGATGTATATGTATTCGGCGCCATTTCCAATGCCTATTCCAATTCCTCTGCCAATTCCGGTGCCGATTTTCATCCCAACTACACGAAATTCAGCCACTGGTAttatgaaagaaatgaaaaagattCAAGACAAAATGCCTGCTGATCCATTCGAGGCAGAGCTGCTTATGATGGCTGAAATGGTGGCCGATGAGAAGAATGAATCAGATTCTGATTCAGAGGAGGACATGAAGCCCGAACCACGAATGATTGAAGTTCAATACCAGACACCATCGGCATCAGTTGGACAGTCAAATAATGTTGTAGTGAATATGGAGGCACAAAATAATTCATCATTTGGTGAGGATGTTCTACAGATGGCACTGAAAATGGCCAGCGGTGAGTACGAAGAACCCGGTGTTGATCTGGAATCAGCAATGACGACAAATACAATAACTAATCCACCACCGGGTATGATACATCCATCGCAAGTGCACGAGGATTCTGGAATGCAAATGGGTCATCATATGATGATGGAACAAACACAAAGGTaattaatatataaataatttgaaagaaacaaattttaatgattttatttatcATTTCAGAGGTGGACGTGGCCGCAAACGAGGATCAGTTGTTTCTCCCATAACACCACGCAATAATCGATCACCAATTAAACGACAACGTTTGTCTGTCGATAGCACACCGCCACAACAACCGGTGATGCCAGTAGAGAAACCTGACGCAAATATGTGTCTGAAATTCACATTCGGTGTGAATGCCTGGAAGCAATGGGTAATGACTAAAAACGCTGACATCGAAAAGAGTTCTATTAGGCGGCGTCTCTTCAAAACCGAACTACTACAAATGACAGCCGATGAGTTGAACTATTCGCTGTGTTTGTTTGTCAAAGAAGTACGAAAGCCAAATGGCACAGAATATGCACCCGATACAATTTATTACTTAGTCTTAGGTAATCTCAAAGAGACAAAGATTACCGGTTAAAAgattttattatgatttttctttttttaggtATCCAGCAATATCTTTATGAAAATGGTAGAATAGATAACATATTCACTGATCCTTATTATGAACGTTTCACTGATTGTTTGGACGAAGTGGCACGCAAGTTCTCGGTGCTATACAATGATTCacgtaagtttttattttttctcaacataaattaattctttttatttatttactaattCTTTTGTCATCtttcgaaaattaaatattattttgctctttttatcttttttagaatatattgTAACCCGTGTGGAAGAAGAACATCTGTGGGAATGTAAACAATTAGGCGCTCACTCACCCCACGTGCTGCTGAGTACTTTAAtgtttttcaatacaaaacatTTCAATTTGACGGTAAGTTCTTATTTTCATATTTGTCTATATCTACGAACATTAGTTGATTGGGAAGGTTTAAAGGAGATATTCatgcatttttagttttgaacATAAAAATAGTAGTAAAAAATGGATTAACGTTAAACATTCTACACTTGCCTAAATTTTGAATGGCAGGCTATTCCTGTGAGCAGTGCaacaaattaagaatttttaacaTCTTCAAAGTCGATCTACGAAGGAAGGTTGTATATCAAATTTGATCATATTTGACATCATTTCTCAGAAGCTTTTCAGTCAAGGAGGGACATTTCGTTCCATCTTCAAGTCGTTTAGTCGATGATTAGGAAGATATCGCGCAATTATGTCTGTCTGTATCAGGTCCTGCGTGTGTATAAGTTCACTTCAAACTCTCCAATGGGGTTTTTGGaactattattatatttttttaaatgaattttacgAAACTTTTATTTCGATGAACCTTTTCTAGTTTGATTAGTCAAAGCAAAAAAGTTGCAATTTTTACCAAGCTTGTTAAGAGTTTGAAATAATTAGAAAAGAATAGCAAAGAAAGGAGACTACTCATCACATACatatttggaaatattttttttctccgcAATTTGTTGAGTTAATGTGACTCGTtcttgtttgaaaaaaagagaagttttcacagaaaaaatttAATCGTCAAAATCCCCGTTTTTCCGTATTAAGAAAATACAGTACGTGCGATACAATTATGActtaagaaatatttatttattaattggcTTAgcataagtttttttcttttaccaaAATGTCTGGTTTACGAAAGTTTTTCAGTATCCATCTAACCCCAATATGCACTTAAAGTATGCATTTTCAAGTTTGCGGTCAGCAGGCATCTATTAAACCGtcttaaatttaactttttcgttttctgacaaaaaaaattataaggtaATGTTCCTTTCTATTAAAAAGAAACTGCATTGTTAATTCCCTTTATTTTGGAATAAGTCGAGTAGGGTCTAcaaatatatcaaattttatacatCCAAGTCAAAGACTCATCGACGATAACAGTAATTTTATGTTATCCCCACATCCACATAATTCCTGTGGTTCCTTATGTCAAAttccaaacaaccaaaaattcgatctgcagtcgacttgcagtaactactttttccttaaataaattcctatgaaaaaaaatggcTACTTTTTCCCGAAGAATCGGTCCtttttaaatctcttttttGAAACGTATTTACACAGATTATCACACACACTACAATTTTTCCAAATGTAAAACGTCAAACCAAACTAAGATTTTGTAAGGAAATGAAAAACCAgatccaatttttgtttgtgaaatataaatcattttgagggaataaaataaacaaattttacgtTCTTTTGCTCTTACTATGCAGTTGtgcattttcttttgtttttcatcggtCACTTGGACACAAATACATTCACAAAAAGAGATTGTtaccttttttaatttcctaAATGTCCAAGCGAAAAAGTATCGACTTTAGTAGTGATTTCAGTAGCGACTGCAAGTGGTTGAAAGGAATTCGGCATTGGTCTATCATGTGATTTGCCCCAAAAAAAGGAGTCATTGATCTTATGGTATATGTAAATTTTACTAGAaagttttatctttttcaaaaacgttatttgcattaaaaatgaaGCAGCATGTTGAAAAGCAGGAGGACCAAATgtccaatgtattttttttttagtttacgTAATAATCTTAGTGTCGCTGTGCAgttaattaaacttaaaatatgaaaacacttaaaatttaaatttaaattaaaaaaaaaaaaaaaatttaaattttttagaacGTCGAAGAACACATGCAATTATCATTCTCACACATAATGAAACATTGGAAACGTTCTGCACAAAATACCAAATCACCCGGTACAAGAAATGTGCTTTTACGATTTTATCCACCACAAGCTGGGCTTGGTaagtttatcaatttatttttcttcctgCTAAACGTATGATTAACgtaaattgtttctttttcagATGCAAATCCTCGAAAAAAGAAAGTTTATGAACAACAAGAAAATGAAGAGAATCCCCTTAGATGTCCTGTTAGATTATATGAATTCTACTTGTCTAAATGGTTAgttaaatctttttatattatactttatttagttttataaaTACCAAACTGgtccatttttataaatcttTGACACATCTAATCGATAACTTTGTATTTTTCAGTCCCGAGAGTGTGAAGACTCGCAATGATGTCTTCTATCTACAACCAGAACGATCATGCGTACCCGACTCGCCTGTTTGGTATTCAACGCAGGCTCTGAGCGAAGATAATCTACAGAAAATGTTGCACCGAGTGAAAATGGTCAAGGAAATAAACATTGCGCTATTGACTAGTTAATTTAAATGTCTAAATGACTGAATCcgaaaaacataataaatattATGTGCAAGACAAGGGGGAGGGGCAAACTACTAGAGCCATGCTGCGAACTGTGAGCTAGACTGTAAAAAAATCTTGCATTAATTAATTCTTCCTCACACTGCgggtgtttaaaaaacaaaacaattaaaaaataaagtataatttaaaacacacaatttattttccttgtcttataaaaatatgtgaatacaaaataaaaactataaaacaaaataaaattatgcaaAGGGaaaaaaccataaacaaaaaaaaaaaacatatataaaacaacttcaaatcaataaaaattgtatttaatgttgttgatatatttttccaaaataattaaattttcttaaaaataaggtGCGTggcacaaaataaatatttctaaatatttcttttttttttgttcttttttaaatatttaacaatggaatttttttttaaataaagaagagaaaagagaagaaaaaaaatcatacatttttttttactttgacttaaaactaaattaactACTCAaggaattcaaaaaaattaataaatttgtttttgtaaattagaagaaaaaaaaataataagtaaattacacacatacatatataaacacATGGAGCgagaatataatattatttgtgATGCTTAACACAACTAAACTTaataaaaagtataaatatacatatataaataaatataaaaataaacctaattaaaaaatacacacaacaagcaagacgaaaaaaaaaaataaaataaaaagatgaaTAAATTTAgaagaatatattaaatttgtatgtacttgtttttcttttgaactattgaataagatttataaaactaaaaaaaaaaactataataaaatgaTAGTTGTTTCAATAAAGTATTATTGTGACAAAatgaaatctcttttttttatgtaaccaAAATAAGAAATATGAAGACGGTCTTTGTTTAACTTTACAATATAACTAGGAGAAAGTAACCGTTTATGATAAAATAATAAGTcgatcaaaaaaaaactaaacagaaaaacttggatatttttttgtggattttcggaaaaaaatcaaggtaaaCCTTGCCtgaagaaaaattgatttttaaaatttcttccaaatccatcgagtgtgacatcaaaagaaaggattCTTTAAACCCTATTATttaatgaaaaccaaaaaatttcttggagttCTCGTGGCAGAGTTATTTAAATCcaaagatggtttttttttctgaaattcgGTAGAGGGATATCTGCAAAATGCGGGAGTAGATATCTTTTGACCTAGGTCTCGAAACAGGTTTTGGTTGTTTGGAGATATGATCTTGAACACGCGCAtccatttaggtacaaaaattacaaatctattttttaagatttttggaaaaaaaaatcaaccccttgcctaaaaaaaaatattctccaaatttcttccaaatccatagagtcagacatcaaaagaaaggtctctttaagccctattaataaatgaaaaccaaaaaattctttgagcTCTCGTGGCACAGTTATTTGAATCcaaagatggttttttttttctgaaatgcgGGAGCAGATATCTTTGGACC encodes:
- the LOC129920093 gene encoding zinc finger MYM-type protein 4 isoform X2, with product MCLKVVNMVYKTRSKIPFPCKIFLADGSHVENVQEPEESDVCLIPDTENEVTDAEKEQAIQARETADKENEAAEAEKAAAEKEAEAEASSAEKPSESTPEETPQEQEQEQEPLLEEMQPPGPMEGVGTVQKIIIFLAVSLPKTCAHCNEEKVCGYRYKDVESGSTQYLCKTGCIDALMLAHPGRYFIRRKKFLVEEVPESENTTEHECLQCKKNISKNKYFFKQEDQTFYICSEDCYKTISSDEPEKFNLKRDSIRVRNIGHTTISSKGSSSDSRIVSRSAQEAESAKMERNKSFLRLCTDCKTEIQVRPNGNGKNLIWQTMDFCDEQCLGKYQRRIGSRCQTCSGEVPHQSLGKYCVRFGFEVRQFCCAACLNNFKKGLKTCSCCQKDISGSGEGFLAPVGDKEQFKDFCSQTCMRRYDSMVNAKKKQRTDRCGVCNFEKIMRVEMTIDGNEHNFCSNPCFSAFKFVSNIVPDQCGMCSKYFERKSADCFTIYGEKQRPKVFCSRICFNVYIIVNRQITSCQWCKVKKYDFDMIMKSNDTPNPLMMCSLNCLTLYGVSVNAFSRAAVKCDNCHSCTTPQYHLTMSDGSMRNFCTYQCVMQFQSQFARVPLTLDSEAVATATHHVSPKPKASSAAAPFPTGLPKRVKLNASQTKAATTGTSPPKNQLPVMPVISNVASLASGQSERVSNASSTVRRGASRGRGRGRKVVLNERPQPTPSPPPASPPPAPAPSTRARTTTSPVPAASSSSGSKSSRGGRTATRSAGTHTPSEPVRPPSPIIQKEVETKIVTVPPYPPLVRNVQTSCQPKTEDASIDCRPETAEIGIQTDEDYSTRVLIPVPVPIFVPQPMYMYSAPFPMPIPIPLPIPVPIFIPTTRNSATGIMKEMKKIQDKMPADPFEAELLMMAEMVADEKNESDSDSEEDMKPEPRMIEVQYQTPSASVGQSNNVVVNMEAQNNSSFGEDVLQMALKMASGEYEEPGVDLESAMTTNTITNPPPGMIHPSQVHEDSGMQMGHHMMMEQTQRGGRGRKRGSVVSPITPRNNRSPIKRQRLSVDSTPPQQPVMPVEKPDANMCLKFTFGVNAWKQWVMTKNADIEKSSIRRRLFKTELLQMTADELNYSLCLFVKEVRKPNGTEYAPDTIYYLVLGIQQYLYENGRIDNIFTDPYYERFTDCLDEVARKFSVLYNDSQYIVTRVEEEHLWECKQLGAHSPHVLLSTLMFFNTKHFNLTNVEEHMQLSFSHIMKHWKRSAQNTKSPGTRNVLLRFYPPQAGLDANPRKKKVYEQQENEENPLRCPVRLYEFYLSKCPESVKTRNDVFYLQPERSCVPDSPVWYSTQALSEDNLQKMLHRVKMVKEINIALLTS
- the LOC129920093 gene encoding zinc finger MYM-type protein 4 isoform X1; protein product: MEEVSQSETSLTGSFEEEKQPVEQEEETPAAEAPKSPAADKEEVHSSKNDDEEEEEKEKDESPAVASEDKEGDDDEKQESNEEKQDNSDEKELVNDDDEVSQEEDPKEKDLEDKPSEEAAEQEESPTPGSQEEEPASEEATPAEESDLNTSKGDDEEKSREGEGGDNDETTFEEVDANVSAERDADESDMLGESDMTRPEKETEKDGLHDDDATPMEVDSLSNDDVEMGSVENAQTPGDDDKEKEADDDDEDQEQEQEKESPTNPSESPTKEVEDERMEEDAEENPETTSTTPEAGEDVVDEGKDDDKEADDITDQTNDEEIQEEEGEDVAEKSTTDKEVHEEEDDGEEENKEDEEKDADDDEATPENDTEMAEDEPTNDLHAETSTTREDEVDPDGSHVENVQEPEESDVCLIPDTENEVTDAEKEQAIQARETADKENEAAEAEKAAAEKEAEAEASSAEKPSESTPEETPQEQEQEQEPLLEEMQPPGPMEGVGTVQKIIIFLAVSLPKTCAHCNEEKVCGYRYKDVESGSTQYLCKTGCIDALMLAHPGRYFIRRKKFLVEEVPESENTTEHECLQCKKNISKNKYFFKQEDQTFYICSEDCYKTISSDEPEKFNLKRDSIRVRNIGHTTISSKGSSSDSRIVSRSAQEAESAKMERNKSFLRLCTDCKTEIQVRPNGNGKNLIWQTMDFCDEQCLGKYQRRIGSRCQTCSGEVPHQSLGKYCVRFGFEVRQFCCAACLNNFKKGLKTCSCCQKDISGSGEGFLAPVGDKEQFKDFCSQTCMRRYDSMVNAKKKQRTDRCGVCNFEKIMRVEMTIDGNEHNFCSNPCFSAFKFVSNIVPDQCGMCSKYFERKSADCFTIYGEKQRPKVFCSRICFNVYIIVNRQITSCQWCKVKKYDFDMIMKSNDTPNPLMMCSLNCLTLYGVSVNAFSRAAVKCDNCHSCTTPQYHLTMSDGSMRNFCTYQCVMQFQSQFARVPLTLDSEAVATATHHVSPKPKASSAAAPFPTGLPKRVKLNASQTKAATTGTSPPKNQLPVMPVISNVASLASGQSERVSNASSTVRRGASRGRGRGRKVVLNERPQPTPSPPPASPPPAPAPSTRARTTTSPVPAASSSSGSKSSRGGRTATRSAGTHTPSEPVRPPSPIIQKEVETKIVTVPPYPPLVRNVQTSCQPKTEDASIDCRPETAEIGIQTDEDYSTRVLIPVPVPIFVPQPMYMYSAPFPMPIPIPLPIPVPIFIPTTRNSATGIMKEMKKIQDKMPADPFEAELLMMAEMVADEKNESDSDSEEDMKPEPRMIEVQYQTPSASVGQSNNVVVNMEAQNNSSFGEDVLQMALKMASGEYEEPGVDLESAMTTNTITNPPPGMIHPSQVHEDSGMQMGHHMMMEQTQRGGRGRKRGSVVSPITPRNNRSPIKRQRLSVDSTPPQQPVMPVEKPDANMCLKFTFGVNAWKQWVMTKNADIEKSSIRRRLFKTELLQMTADELNYSLCLFVKEVRKPNGTEYAPDTIYYLVLGIQQYLYENGRIDNIFTDPYYERFTDCLDEVARKFSVLYNDSQYIVTRVEEEHLWECKQLGAHSPHVLLSTLMFFNTKHFNLTNVEEHMQLSFSHIMKHWKRSAQNTKSPGTRNVLLRFYPPQAGLDANPRKKKVYEQQENEENPLRCPVRLYEFYLSKCPESVKTRNDVFYLQPERSCVPDSPVWYSTQALSEDNLQKMLHRVKMVKEINIALLTS